The Dehalococcoidales bacterium genomic sequence TAGGCTTCGTATAGTGCTACGGCAGCTTGAGAATCACCACGGGCCAACCTTGTTATGAGCTCAGCATCCTCGGCATTTCGATCGGCAACCGCTTTGCTCTCATTACTCATATTAACTAATAGAAGCTCTATTGTTTTTGGCTATATGGATTCAAGCACATAATTATAACACGGGTTGTCAACCTGGGATTAGACGCATTAATATCCGGAGATACTACATCAGTTATACGTTACGTGATCCTATGGATCTATGGACTTACGTGACAAGCAATAAGTTTCAGGTAACGCTAGGCTTTCTTATTGGATGTGGCCAAAAGGCAGATTTATAAGTTTGGCCGTTGTGGGTAACGGTTAAGTAGGGGGTATGCATCAGTGGCAAGGTAACTGTATCAGAATAATATGCTACCTGAAAATAAGAGAAAGGGAATCGTTGGATGGGTATTAGGAGTTATCGTAGAGATGAGCAGCGGTACCGGTTGCGTCTATCCGACCTTTACCAACACCATCGGTGTCTATTTTCTGGCAACCAGCCTCAATAGCCGCCCGGACCTCATCATTAAGTCTACCATTGCCATTAATATCAACCACGATATCAAAAAGGAGCGCCGCCATTCCGCTTACGTAGGCGCAGGCGAAGGAAGTGCCAGTCTTAAGTCCGTACCCATCATCGGGGAGTGTTGAATAAATTCCGAAGCCCGGCGCAGCAACGTCCACCCAGTCGCCGTAATTGGATAGCACAGCTAGACCATCATTTTGATTGGTGGCAGCCACGGCAATACAATTATCATAACCGGCCGGATAGACTAGAGAATCGTTGCCATCGTTACCGGAAGCGGCCACTACTAGGCTCCCCATCTCCCAGGCGTAATTAACAGCCTTCTCCAGTTCCGGTGAGGCCTCCCGAATTTCTACACTGATATTTATGACGCTCGCTCCTTTGTCAACCGCATAGATAATGCCTTTAGCCAAAGCTGATGCATTACATCGCCCCATATCATCGGCCACCTTAACATTCAGTATTCGGCTATCCGGCGCCACTCCGGTAATTCCTGTGCCGTTACTCTTGGCAGCAATTATCCCGGCGATATGGGTACCGTGGCCATGAATATCTTGTGCGGTAGAACTGTCGGTAACGTTAATATCATCTACTATCTGCCCGTGCAAGTCCTCATGGTTACTGTCGATACCGGTATCCAGTACAGCAACCAGAATGTCCCAGCTTCCCGTTGTGTTTTGCCATAAGTCGTATATACCGATCTTATCAAGTGCCCATTGGTTATCGTAATCAGTGGTGGTTTCCGGGATCGATAATACAGGTTCGCTAGAAATAGCCTGTACAGTGACGGATCCGGCTAGAGAGTCGCTTTCTACAGATTTTGGCTCTACGAGGGTATTATCGCAGGTTATCGTTTCAACCTGTTTGACTAGAGAAGGATCAGTTGATTCGGCAGTGTCAGCAGCTGAGATATAGCCGATGCCAGACTGAAAAACAACTAGCGGAGTTGCAATAGCAAGTACCAAAAATATTAGCCTTGACTGCCTACCAGTTTTCATATACTCATGGTAGTTTGGTTACGGCTCAATGATAATCACGTAATAGTGGCAAAATAAAAGGGTATTTAGTATGATGGTTATACTATTAGGCTAATACTTTTGAGGGATTTTCACCCTTTCGAGCGACTAAGTAATTAGAAAATACAAAATACTCAAAGCAAAACATTTCCATTGACATAGGTGAACAGAGATGAAGATGAAAAGAATAACACTGCCCGTAATTACCGCAGTTGCGCTATCCACCATGATATTTCTAATGAATCCTACTCCAATACTGGCAGCGCCTGGAGATATCGGCGCAGTGCTGGACAGCGAAGAGTTTGACACCAACGAAGCTAGAGAACCGAGCATCGTGCGTGTTGCTGATGATGTGGTAGCCATAGCCTACCGAGACAGTAACGATGACGGCTGGTTGAAGACCTACGAGATAAACGCCAGCGGCATCATCACCAGCCCGGCTTTAGACACTTTAGAGTTTGACACCAACACCTGCTATGAACCGCACATTATCCACGTTTCCAGCAACATATACGCCATAGCATACCGTGGTTCAAGTGACGACGGATTCCTAAGGACGATCAGTATTACCGCCACCGGCGACATTGGGACCGTAATAGAAAGCCTGGAATTTGATACCAGTAACTGTTGGGACCCCAGCATAACCCACGTCACGGGCGATATCTACGCCATAGCCTACCGAGGTCCTAGTGATCGTGGCTACCTTAAGACGGTTAGTATTGACGCCGCCGGCGACATTGGGACCGTAATAGACACCGAGCAGTTTGATACCAACAAAGGAGAACAGCCGAGTATCGTGCGTGTTTCCAGCAGCGTGGTTGCCATAGCCTATAGAGACAGTAGCGGCTACGGCCAGCTGAGGACCTACGAGATAAATGTCAGCGGCATCATTACCAATGGGTACATAGACACATTAGAGTTTGATAGTACTCAATGCTACGAACCCTGCATCATCCATGTCTCGGGCAACATTTACGCCATAGCCTACCGGGGTCCTAGTGACCGTGGCTATCTTAAGACGGTTAGCATAACCGCCGCTGGCGACATCGGCAACACCGTATTGGATACCGAGCAGTTTGATAACCTTAAATGCCAGAAACCGTGTATGGTACTATTGGATTATTGCGAAAACGCGGTTGCCATAGCCTACGAAGGTCCTGATGATGACGGCTGGCTGAAGAACTATGAGATAAACCCCACCACCGGGGCGATTACCAACGGGCCTTTAGACACCCTGGAGTTTGATAACCAAGATGGTCAGGACCCGAGTATAACGCATGTCACCGGCGACATCTACGCCATATCCTACCGGGGTAAAGACGATGACGGTTGGTTAAAAACCATTAGCATCGAAGGATGTTGCACTCCTCCTGTTGCTAATTTCACCGCCAGCCCTACCAGCGGTTGTGCTCCTCTAACGATCAACTTCAACGACACATCAACCGGCAGTCCGACCGACTGGAGCTGGGACTTTGATAACGACGGCAATCCCGATAGCACCGATCAAAACCCCTCTTATCAGTATACCATCGCCGGAACCTATACCGTAAAATTAACGGTAACGAATGCCTGTGGCTCCGATGACGAGACCAAGACAGGTTATGTTACCGTTTATGCCAACCCTGACTGCACCATCACCGCACCTTCAGCAGTCTGTGAGGGCACGACCGGTCACGTTGCTTCCGTACCTGACGCCGGAGGCGGGGCAAGCTATAGCTGGACACTCAGTGGCGATTACGAAAAC encodes the following:
- a CDS encoding S8 family serine peptidase, whose amino-acid sequence is MVLAIATPLVVFQSGIGYISAADTAESTDPSLVKQVETITCDNTLVEPKSVESDSLAGSVTVQAISSEPVLSIPETTTDYDNQWALDKIGIYDLWQNTTGSWDILVAVLDTGIDSNHEDLHGQIVDDINVTDSSTAQDIHGHGTHIAGIIAAKSNGTGITGVAPDSRILNVKVADDMGRCNASALAKGIIYAVDKGASVINISVEIREASPELEKAVNYAWEMGSLVVAASGNDGNDSLVYPAGYDNCIAVAATNQNDGLAVLSNYGDWVDVAAPGFGIYSTLPDDGYGLKTGTSFACAYVSGMAALLFDIVVDINGNGRLNDEVRAAIEAGCQKIDTDGVGKGRIDATGTAAHLYDNS